In Kocuria turfanensis, a single genomic region encodes these proteins:
- a CDS encoding YlbL family protein, producing MTVSPRPRRGLRRRSLESWALLGSAGLLLAGTVLPAPFVIESPGPTFNTVGEHDGRQLLGVSGAPTYPSDSVLDLTTVYVTGGPTRHVNVLTVLGSWLDPSASVVPADSLYPREVSGQEVDDAGMLAMSSSQEHAVAAALDHLGIGFDTELSVHGTVPGGPADGVLESGDVLRRVDGSTVSSLSGLKGALDAAGERGVRLEVERSGEPREVAVDTVRDEATGAWQLGVFLVPDFDFPVDVDFELDEVGGPSAGMMFALGLVDEMTPGSIAGDRHLAGTGTITPEGDVGPIGGIRQKLEGAQQAGAEVFLVPEGNCAEARGHVPEGLTAVSVGTLDDAVAAAEAVAEDRDLSALPGCTDT from the coding sequence GTGACCGTTTCCCCCCGCCCGCGCCGCGGCCTGCGCCGCCGCAGCCTCGAGTCGTGGGCGCTGCTGGGGTCCGCCGGGCTGCTGCTCGCCGGGACGGTGCTGCCCGCGCCGTTCGTGATCGAGTCGCCGGGGCCCACGTTCAACACGGTGGGGGAGCACGACGGCCGGCAGCTGCTGGGCGTGAGCGGCGCGCCCACCTATCCGAGCGACTCCGTCCTGGACCTCACCACGGTCTACGTCACCGGGGGCCCCACCAGGCACGTCAACGTCCTCACGGTCCTGGGCTCCTGGCTGGACCCCTCCGCCTCCGTGGTGCCGGCCGACAGCCTCTATCCGCGCGAGGTCTCCGGGCAGGAGGTGGACGACGCCGGGATGCTGGCGATGTCGTCCTCGCAGGAGCACGCCGTCGCGGCGGCCCTGGACCACCTGGGCATCGGCTTCGACACGGAGCTGTCGGTGCACGGCACCGTGCCCGGCGGCCCGGCCGACGGGGTGCTGGAGAGCGGCGACGTGCTGCGCCGCGTCGACGGCTCGACCGTCTCGTCCCTGTCCGGCCTCAAGGGCGCGCTCGACGCGGCGGGGGAGCGGGGCGTGCGCCTGGAGGTCGAGCGCTCCGGCGAGCCGCGCGAGGTCGCGGTGGACACCGTGCGCGACGAGGCGACCGGCGCCTGGCAGCTCGGCGTCTTCCTCGTGCCCGACTTCGACTTCCCCGTGGACGTGGACTTCGAGCTCGACGAGGTCGGCGGCCCCAGCGCGGGCATGATGTTCGCCCTCGGGCTCGTGGACGAGATGACCCCGGGCTCGATCGCCGGCGACCGGCACCTGGCGGGCACCGGCACCATCACCCCCGAGGGGGACGTCGGGCCCATCGGCGGGATCCGGCAGAAGCTCGAGGGGGCCCAGCAGGCGGGGGCCGAGGTGTTCCTGGTCCCCGAGGGCAACTGCGCCGAGGCACGGGGCCACGTGCCCGAGGGCCTGACGGCGGTGTCCGTGGGCACCCTCGACGACGCCGTGGCCGCCGCGGAGGCCGTCGCCGAGGACCGGGACCTCTCGGCGCTGCCCGGGTGCACCGACACATGA
- a CDS encoding zinc-dependent metalloprotease codes for MTPQPPNDRSGDTPGDTPGDDSGDHRKDPFQEMLERLMGQGGMSPEDLGRAGIPMDPQAMSMMFQQIQSMMGAGAGEGPVNWKLAHDQARRIAAADGDPSVTPAQRGAVEDAMRLAELWLVDHTEFGQTSIRPQAWSRAEWIEATQETWKDMTGPVAESVTQALTDALTQQLPAELSSMMGGASGMLAGAGGMLFGMQLGQAIGGLSREVLCSTDIGLPLAEGRSGLLPASIKEFGEGLDIPAQEIMLYVAVREAAHVRLFAANPWLREHILELIKRFSAGIHIDMSRIEEAARDIDPMDPSSMQDALSSGIFAPQQTPDQEATLKRLETVLALVEGWVHVVTVDSTANLPSAGALSETVRRRRASGGPAEHAFGALVGLELRPRRLREAAEFWQYVGERRGIQDRDGLWEAAELLPTDQDLDDPAGFSERRGLLTASEDEVDAALQRLLSGGYEGPGADGGAGPQRPEGEGPQGGDAPR; via the coding sequence ATGACTCCGCAGCCTCCCAACGACCGCTCCGGGGACACCCCCGGCGACACCCCCGGGGACGACTCCGGCGACCACCGCAAGGACCCCTTCCAGGAGATGCTCGAGCGCCTCATGGGCCAGGGCGGCATGAGCCCCGAGGACCTGGGCCGCGCCGGGATCCCGATGGACCCGCAGGCGATGTCCATGATGTTCCAGCAGATCCAGTCCATGATGGGCGCCGGCGCCGGGGAGGGGCCGGTGAACTGGAAGCTCGCCCACGACCAGGCCCGCCGGATCGCCGCGGCGGACGGCGACCCCTCCGTCACGCCCGCCCAGCGAGGGGCGGTGGAGGACGCCATGCGGCTCGCCGAGCTGTGGCTGGTGGACCACACCGAGTTCGGGCAGACCTCGATCCGCCCGCAGGCGTGGTCGCGCGCGGAGTGGATCGAGGCCACGCAGGAGACGTGGAAGGACATGACCGGCCCCGTCGCGGAGTCGGTGACCCAGGCGCTCACCGACGCCCTCACCCAGCAGCTCCCCGCCGAGCTGTCGAGCATGATGGGCGGGGCCTCCGGGATGCTGGCCGGCGCCGGCGGGATGCTGTTCGGCATGCAGCTGGGGCAGGCCATCGGCGGGCTCTCCCGCGAGGTGCTGTGCTCCACCGACATCGGTCTGCCGCTGGCGGAGGGCCGGTCCGGGCTGCTGCCCGCCAGCATCAAGGAGTTCGGCGAGGGCCTGGACATCCCGGCGCAGGAGATCATGCTCTACGTCGCCGTGCGCGAGGCCGCCCACGTCCGGCTGTTCGCGGCGAACCCCTGGCTGCGGGAGCACATCCTGGAGCTCATCAAGCGCTTCTCCGCGGGCATCCACATCGACATGTCCCGGATCGAGGAGGCGGCGCGGGACATCGACCCCATGGACCCCTCCAGCATGCAGGACGCCCTCTCCTCGGGGATCTTCGCCCCGCAGCAGACTCCGGACCAGGAGGCCACGCTCAAGCGGCTCGAGACGGTGCTGGCGCTCGTGGAGGGCTGGGTGCACGTGGTCACGGTCGACTCGACGGCCAACCTGCCCTCCGCGGGGGCGCTCTCGGAGACCGTGCGGCGCCGCCGTGCCTCGGGCGGCCCGGCCGAGCACGCCTTCGGGGCCCTGGTGGGCCTCGAGCTGCGCCCGCGCCGGCTGCGCGAGGCGGCGGAGTTCTGGCAGTACGTCGGCGAGCGCCGCGGGATCCAGGACCGCGACGGGCTGTGGGAGGCCGCGGAGCTGCTGCCCACCGACCAGGACCTGGACGACCCCGCGGGCTTCTCCGAGCGCCGCGGGCTGCTCACCGCCTCCGAGGACGAGGTCGACGCCGCGCTCCAGCGGCTGCTCTCGGGCGGCTACGAGGGCCCCGGCGCGGACGGCGGCGCCGGCCCGCAGCGGCCCGAGGGCGAGGGCCCTCAGGGCGGGGACGCGCCCCGCTGA
- a CDS encoding M48 metallopeptidase family protein yields the protein MPVPSQPEVVVRRSARRRKTVSAHWSEDTVVLSVPQSATRREIEHWTRELVPRVVERRRREAARGADRRSDDRLLERARELSRRHLEGRARPSDVRWSARQNTRWGSATPATGVIRISAQLQEAPEWVLDFVLVHELAHLLEADHSPRFRELEARYPLAGKAQAFLDGAAWAHRSGRAAEDQRGASPP from the coding sequence ATGCCCGTACCGTCGCAGCCCGAGGTCGTCGTGCGCCGCTCCGCCCGCCGCCGCAAGACCGTGTCCGCGCACTGGAGCGAGGACACGGTGGTGCTCTCCGTCCCGCAGTCCGCGACCCGGCGGGAGATCGAGCACTGGACCCGGGAGCTCGTCCCCCGGGTCGTGGAGCGCCGCCGCCGGGAAGCGGCCAGGGGCGCCGACCGCCGGTCCGACGACCGGCTCCTGGAACGGGCCCGGGAGCTGTCCCGGCGCCACCTCGAGGGCCGGGCCCGGCCCTCGGACGTGCGCTGGTCGGCGCGGCAGAACACGCGGTGGGGCTCGGCGACGCCGGCCACCGGGGTGATCCGGATCTCGGCGCAGCTCCAGGAGGCCCCGGAGTGGGTCCTCGACTTCGTGCTGGTGCACGAACTGGCGCACCTGCTCGAGGCCGACCACAGCCCCCGGTTCCGGGAGCTGGAGGCCCGGTACCCGCTGGCCGGGAAGGCCCAGGCGTTCCTCGACGGCGCCGCCTGGGCCCACCGGTCGGGACGGGCCGCGGAGGATCAGCGGGGCGCGTCCCCGCCCTGA
- a CDS encoding ThiF family adenylyltransferase, with protein MPFPSVPGPRPAPQPVPPRLEPPRPEEVHVLLLGLDGLAAGLAVLLLRCGVLGLNVNDGSPVAAADLDTGVYRRADLGRPRDEVLRRRLRALDPRCVPVSAPELFPGALLPGTVVVRSTEHPLAGGGGALWTEPALDPRHPLVSLHHADGALLRWPTVPWAHRPCPDCLRATLGAREPDPVPRGPGAVLTGWARPAHAEAVAGGLAVEVLAVALDTLWGDALRGAGVPAEPRGTPEGTDGGWPHARLLAPPWPGAEALLELDRSRCLCGLGQA; from the coding sequence GTGCCGTTCCCCTCCGTCCCCGGTCCCCGCCCCGCGCCGCAGCCGGTCCCGCCCCGGCTCGAGCCGCCGCGCCCCGAGGAGGTGCACGTCCTGCTGCTGGGCCTCGACGGCCTGGCGGCCGGGCTGGCCGTGCTCCTGCTCCGCTGCGGGGTGCTCGGGCTCAACGTCAACGACGGCTCGCCCGTGGCCGCCGCCGACCTGGACACCGGCGTGTACCGTCGGGCCGATCTCGGCCGCCCCCGGGACGAGGTGCTGCGCCGGCGGCTGCGCGCGCTGGATCCCCGCTGCGTCCCGGTCAGCGCGCCGGAGCTGTTCCCCGGGGCGCTGCTGCCGGGCACGGTGGTGGTGCGCAGCACCGAGCACCCCCTGGCGGGCGGGGGCGGCGCGCTGTGGACGGAACCGGCCCTCGACCCGCGCCACCCCCTGGTGTCGTTGCACCACGCCGACGGCGCGCTGCTGCGCTGGCCCACGGTGCCCTGGGCGCACCGGCCGTGCCCGGACTGCCTGCGGGCCACCCTCGGTGCCCGGGAACCCGACCCGGTGCCGCGCGGCCCCGGTGCCGTCCTCACCGGCTGGGCGCGGCCCGCCCACGCGGAGGCCGTGGCCGGCGGTCTGGCGGTCGAGGTGCTGGCCGTGGCCCTGGACACGCTGTGGGGGGACGCGCTGCGGGGCGCGGGCGTCCCCGCGGAGCCGCGGGGCACCCCGGAGGGGACGGACGGCGGGTGGCCGCACGCCCGGCTCCTCGCCCCGCCGTGGCCCGGCGCGGAGGCGCTGCTGGAGCTCGACCGCAGCCGATGCCTGTGCGGCCTCGGTCAGGCGTGA
- a CDS encoding ATP-dependent helicase — MSGEDADQLSEVGLEERILAGLDPEQREVATTLRGPVCVLAGAGTGKTRAITHRIAYGIATGVYTPQKVLALTFTARAANEMRNRLRGLGAGGVQTRTFHAAALRQLQYFWPQAVGGPLPGLVEHKARLITEAAQNMRLSTDRAAVRDLAAEIEWAKVSMLTPDTYPSRAARRDMPLGYEVRTVQRLYQSYEELKTDRHLIDFEDVLLLTVAVLEEDERVAATVREQYRHFVVDEYQDVSPLQQRLLDAWLGGRDDVCVVGDASQTIYSFTGASSRHLLEFPRRHPEARVVKLVRDYRSTPQVVETANRLLAARRPGPGSTPGSWATPLHLVAQRPDGPRPSWNEYPDDEAEAAGTAARIRDLIDDGVPASEIAVLFRTNGQSQAFETALAEAGIGFQLRGTERFFNRPEVKQAVVQLRTAARAAEASDEPTRLVRDILSSLGYSDRAPRSTGAVRERWESLAALVSLADRMAEDAAARGEQFLLPDLAAELERRTAQQDAPVMNGVTLASLHSAKGLEWDAVFLAGLSEGLVPIGFAETADEIDEERRLLYVGITRAREHLVLSWTLSRTPGGRPTRKPSRFLDGLRETEPPRPRGPRGRGARAHA, encoded by the coding sequence GTGAGCGGGGAGGACGCCGACCAGCTCTCGGAGGTCGGGCTCGAGGAGCGGATCCTCGCCGGGCTGGACCCGGAGCAGCGGGAGGTGGCGACCACGCTGCGCGGCCCCGTGTGCGTGCTGGCGGGGGCCGGCACGGGCAAGACCCGGGCGATCACCCACCGGATCGCGTACGGCATCGCCACGGGCGTGTACACCCCGCAGAAGGTGCTGGCCCTGACGTTCACGGCGCGCGCCGCCAACGAGATGCGCAACCGTCTGCGCGGCCTGGGCGCCGGCGGGGTGCAGACGCGCACGTTCCACGCCGCCGCGCTGCGCCAGCTCCAGTACTTCTGGCCGCAGGCGGTGGGCGGGCCCCTGCCCGGGCTGGTGGAGCACAAGGCGCGGCTGATCACCGAGGCCGCGCAGAACATGCGCCTGTCCACGGACCGCGCGGCCGTGCGGGACCTCGCCGCGGAGATCGAGTGGGCCAAGGTCTCGATGCTCACGCCCGACACCTACCCGTCCCGGGCGGCCCGGCGGGACATGCCGCTGGGCTACGAGGTGCGCACCGTGCAGCGGCTCTACCAGTCCTACGAGGAGCTCAAGACGGACCGGCACCTCATCGACTTCGAGGACGTCCTGCTCCTGACCGTCGCCGTGCTCGAGGAGGACGAGCGCGTGGCGGCGACCGTCCGCGAGCAGTACCGGCACTTCGTGGTCGACGAGTACCAGGACGTCTCCCCGCTCCAGCAGCGCCTGCTCGACGCCTGGCTCGGCGGGCGGGACGACGTCTGCGTGGTGGGCGACGCCTCCCAGACGATCTACTCCTTCACGGGCGCGAGCTCCCGGCACCTGCTGGAGTTCCCGCGCCGGCACCCGGAGGCCCGGGTGGTCAAGCTCGTGCGGGACTACCGCTCCACCCCGCAGGTCGTGGAGACCGCCAACCGCCTGCTCGCCGCCCGCCGGCCGGGCCCGGGCTCCACCCCCGGCTCCTGGGCGACCCCGCTGCACCTCGTGGCCCAGCGCCCGGACGGCCCCCGCCCGTCCTGGAACGAGTACCCGGACGACGAGGCCGAGGCCGCCGGGACGGCCGCGCGCATCCGGGACCTGATCGACGACGGCGTGCCCGCCTCCGAGATCGCCGTGCTGTTCCGCACGAACGGGCAGTCCCAGGCCTTCGAGACGGCCCTGGCCGAGGCGGGCATCGGGTTCCAGCTGCGCGGCACGGAGCGCTTCTTCAACCGCCCGGAGGTCAAGCAGGCCGTGGTGCAGCTGCGCACGGCCGCACGGGCCGCCGAGGCCTCGGACGAGCCCACCCGGCTGGTGCGGGACATCCTCTCCTCGCTGGGCTACTCCGACCGGGCGCCGCGCTCCACCGGGGCGGTGCGGGAGCGGTGGGAGTCCCTGGCCGCCCTCGTCTCCCTCGCCGACCGGATGGCCGAGGACGCCGCGGCCCGCGGCGAGCAGTTCCTGCTGCCGGACCTCGCGGCCGAGCTGGAGCGCCGCACGGCCCAGCAGGACGCCCCCGTGATGAACGGGGTGACCCTGGCGTCCCTGCACTCGGCCAAGGGCCTGGAGTGGGACGCCGTGTTCCTGGCCGGGCTCAGCGAGGGGCTGGTGCCCATCGGCTTCGCCGAGACCGCGGACGAGATCGACGAGGAGCGCCGCCTGCTCTACGTGGGGATCACCCGGGCCCGCGAGCACCTGGTGCTGTCCTGGACGCTGTCCCGCACCCCGGGCGGGCGGCCCACGCGCAAGCCCTCACGGTTCCTGGACGGACTGCGGGAGACCGAGCCGCCCCGGCCGCGCGGCCCGCGCGGCCGGGGAGCCCGGGCTCACGCCTGA
- the nudC gene encoding NAD(+) diphosphatase, which produces MSASTVPLPEPGPGASSAPAPGRLSAARLPFAATAFDRDAVDRELEDVRVLAAQDPSSLVLVLAGGLAPVAGDALVLVPVADVPRVDHDPRRPEVYLGRLSGAEGERGPRVLLRAVPAAEPADGDAAAEPFAVPEPVVAAVTASAAARGVEGLRWAGLRELGPVLPAADTALLVTAQSVGLWHRDHPRCPQCGEPTEVIRSGWARQCPNDRSLHFPRTDPAIIVAVSDGHPDPARERLLLGRSALWKGNRFSTLAGFVEPGESLEQAVVREVAEEAGLIVGDVHYLGSQPWPFPRSLMLGCRAVVRSGAAVPDGQEILELRWFTRAELREAARTGSVTLPGRVSIAHALIEHWLGEDLPETAW; this is translated from the coding sequence GTGTCCGCCTCCACCGTTCCCCTGCCCGAGCCCGGCCCCGGCGCGTCCTCCGCGCCGGCCCCCGGGCGCCTCAGCGCGGCCCGGCTGCCGTTCGCCGCGACCGCCTTCGACCGCGACGCCGTCGACCGCGAGCTCGAGGACGTCCGCGTGCTCGCCGCCCAGGACCCCTCCTCGCTCGTGCTCGTGCTCGCGGGCGGCCTCGCCCCCGTGGCCGGCGACGCCCTGGTCCTCGTGCCGGTCGCCGACGTGCCACGCGTCGACCACGACCCGCGCCGCCCGGAGGTCTACCTGGGCCGGCTGTCCGGCGCCGAGGGCGAGCGGGGCCCGCGCGTGCTGCTGCGGGCCGTCCCGGCGGCGGAACCGGCGGACGGGGACGCGGCGGCCGAGCCGTTCGCGGTGCCCGAGCCCGTCGTGGCGGCGGTGACGGCCTCTGCCGCGGCGCGCGGCGTGGAGGGGCTGCGCTGGGCCGGGCTGCGGGAGCTGGGCCCGGTGCTCCCCGCCGCGGACACCGCGCTGCTGGTCACCGCGCAGTCGGTGGGGCTGTGGCACCGGGACCACCCCCGGTGCCCGCAGTGCGGGGAGCCCACCGAGGTGATCCGCTCCGGCTGGGCGCGGCAGTGCCCCAACGACCGTTCCCTGCACTTCCCGCGCACCGACCCCGCGATCATCGTGGCCGTCAGCGACGGCCACCCCGACCCCGCCCGGGAACGGCTGCTGCTGGGCCGCTCGGCGCTGTGGAAGGGCAACCGGTTCTCGACGCTGGCCGGGTTCGTGGAGCCGGGGGAGTCCCTCGAGCAGGCCGTGGTCCGGGAGGTGGCCGAGGAAGCGGGGCTGATCGTGGGGGACGTCCACTACCTGGGCTCCCAGCCCTGGCCGTTCCCGCGCTCCCTGATGCTCGGCTGCCGGGCCGTGGTGCGCTCCGGCGCGGCCGTCCCGGACGGCCAGGAGATCCTGGAGCTGCGCTGGTTCACGCGTGCGGAGCTGCGGGAGGCCGCGCGCACCGGGTCCGTGACGCTGCCCGGGCGGGTCTCGATCGCCCATGCCCTCATCGAGCACTGGCTCGGCGAGGACCTGCCGGAGACCGCGTGGTGA
- a CDS encoding macrolide 2'-phosphotransferase: MSTSLEHLAAVAAAGVPGLAPVAVGPSPDDDADFRSAVVLDAAGRRWRVRSPLSPEASVRLETEHLVLRCFTPAIRSRLPFLVPTAAGSVEDGHLHAFVHSHIEGAPLDIDELARMAAAPDPEHHRHVPSAEPPPTLSVQLGRLLAAIHALPPALVLDADLPSYTAEQCRQRRVVELRRAAATGRVPAALLHRWERVLEDRAVWRFPPRVVHGDLQEDDLLISRGRVRGVTGWTDLHVGDPAGDFAWLLAARDARLAEGVLEAYAAACRRTSFQAPDREPDPHLLDRARLDAELALAQWLVRAVDRGMDGLVADAEQMLDTLAQDVARRAAAEAQTAAPATAAAPPQDAAPVTAPTTAPARATVAPAAGEPAAPDGESRDRGTGDSTGESTESGTAGGVPRPAARPGRTSGAPPADGSGQDRSTTS, translated from the coding sequence GTGAGCACCTCCCTCGAGCACCTGGCCGCCGTCGCCGCCGCAGGCGTCCCCGGACTCGCGCCCGTGGCCGTGGGTCCCTCCCCGGACGACGACGCCGACTTCCGTTCCGCCGTGGTCCTCGACGCCGCGGGCCGCCGGTGGCGGGTGCGCTCGCCGCTGAGCCCCGAGGCGAGCGTGCGCCTGGAGACGGAGCACCTCGTGCTGCGCTGCTTCACCCCGGCGATCCGCTCCCGGCTGCCCTTCCTCGTGCCCACCGCGGCGGGCTCGGTCGAGGACGGGCACCTGCACGCCTTCGTGCACTCGCACATCGAGGGGGCGCCGCTGGACATCGACGAGCTCGCCCGCATGGCCGCCGCCCCGGACCCGGAGCACCACCGGCACGTCCCCAGCGCCGAGCCGCCCCCCACCCTGAGCGTGCAGCTCGGGCGCCTGCTGGCCGCGATCCACGCCCTGCCGCCGGCGCTGGTGCTGGACGCGGACCTGCCCAGCTACACGGCCGAGCAGTGCCGGCAGCGGCGCGTGGTGGAGCTGCGGCGGGCCGCCGCCACGGGCCGGGTGCCCGCGGCGCTGCTGCACCGGTGGGAGCGGGTCCTCGAGGACCGGGCCGTGTGGCGGTTCCCGCCCCGGGTCGTCCACGGCGACCTGCAGGAGGACGACCTGCTGATCTCCCGCGGCCGGGTGCGCGGGGTCACCGGCTGGACGGACCTGCACGTGGGCGATCCCGCGGGGGACTTCGCGTGGCTGCTCGCGGCGCGGGACGCCCGCCTCGCCGAGGGCGTGCTGGAGGCCTACGCCGCGGCCTGCCGCCGCACCTCCTTCCAGGCCCCGGACCGGGAGCCGGACCCGCACCTGCTGGACCGCGCCCGGCTGGACGCGGAGCTCGCCCTCGCGCAGTGGCTGGTGCGCGCGGTGGACCGCGGGATGGACGGCCTGGTGGCGGACGCGGAGCAGATGCTGGACACGCTCGCCCAGGACGTCGCCCGGCGCGCCGCCGCGGAGGCGCAGACCGCCGCGCCGGCCACCGCGGCGGCGCCCCCACAGGACGCCGCACCGGTCACGGCGCCGACCACCGCACCGGCGCGGGCCACCGTGGCGCCGGCCGCCGGGGAGCCGGCGGCCCCGGACGGGGAGTCCCGGGACCGGGGCACCGGGGACAGCACCGGGGAGAGCACCGAGAGCGGGACTGCCGGCGGCGTCCCGCGCCCGGCCGCGCGGCCCGGACGGACCTCGGGCGCGCCGCCGGCGGACGGATCCGGTCAGGACCGCAGCACCACGTCGTAG